The genomic segment CATCATTGGAGTGTTTGGTGGGTTCTCACTCTTTtactctctttcttcttcttctttttcttcttctctaatctgggttttctttcttttcttttttagagTTATTTTTCAACTTTGTTTTAATGGGTTCAAGttttgttttttcctttttctatGCAGGAAATGCCTTTGCTCTGTTCCTCTTCTTGGCACCAACGtacgtctctctctctctctcatcacgGGATTGTTTTGAGCCTAAAACTGTGCATTTCTTTAGTAGTTTAATTCAGATGGATTTCTTATGACACATCGTAGCTTTTCTTGCTGTGTCAACACAAGTCATGACATAATAAACTAATATAAAGTTCACCCAAATAGAGAATTTTCAACagaaaaaagaaaatgaataaaataaaaaactaaagtTGTCCAAATCTGAAATCAGTGACAAGAACTCAAAGATTTattttttactttatattttgcTGGTGTGGATCAAATTTGGTGCCAAAGATTCTAACCTTTTCTTCTTCCAAATTTTGCAGGATAACATTTAAGAGAATCATAAAGAACAAGTCCACTGAGCAATTCTCAGGCATTCCTTATGTTATGACTTTGCTCAACTGCCTTCTCTCAGCTTGGtatgcttttctctctctctctctctctctctgttgaATTCTCAAATACCCAGATGCTAAAATCACTAAACAAGAATAAATGTTACATTTTTccaaagttttttttaaaagggtatttttgaaaaaactgTTCTAACTGTATTCTTTTTTATTACAAAGGTATGGTCTTCCATTTGTGTCCCCAAACAACATATTGGTATCAACAATCAACGGTACAGGAGCAGTGATCGAGACGATATACGTTGTGGTGTTCATCATATTTGCTCCAAAGAAAGAAAAGGTCAAAATTCTTGGTCTCTTTGCCTTAGTTCTCACAATCTTTGCAACTGTGGTTTTGGTATCACTTTTGGCTTTGAATCACAAGCCTAGAAAGCTCTTCTGTGGCCTTGCTGCCACCATCTTTTCCATCATCATGTATGCTTCTCCTCTTTCAATCATGGTAAGTCCAAGTatcaatttttataattatatatatatatttatatgtatacatACACAATTTTGTGTGTATCTAACTGGGTTTGTGTCATTTCTTTTTTACTTGGCAGAGAACTGTGGTAAAAACCAAAAgtgttgaattcatgccctttTTCTTATCTCTCTTTGTGTTCTTGTGTGGCACTTCATGGTTCATTTTTGGCTTATTGGGCCGTGACCCTTTTGTCGCAGTaagatttttatattattattttattactttttaaaCGTTCTAttacaaaaatactatttttatttttacaattttGTCTTAATATGAAAATTAATGTCGTTTTTGCAGGTGCCAAATGGTTTTGGGTGTGGTCTTGGAACAGCACAGCTGATATTATACTTCATTTACCGAAACAAGAGTGGCGAGCCTAACAAGAAGCCCAGCCTAGAAGAATCTGTAGAAATGGGCCTATCAAAGCCCAACAATAACCATATTCCCAATAAGCAGTCAAATCCTAATGGGGCCTAAACTGGGCCACCACATTAGGACAGGTGTTAGAATATAATTGGTTCGGCCCGGCCCATGCTATGCTACCCTTTCCCTTACCATTAGATTACAACGAGTGTTTTTGTTTACTTCTTCATTTTGAAATTGTCTTTTGAAGAATCAAGTGAAAACAATGCAAAGCTCATAAAGTTTTCTTTTGGGTATTTTTgagtgttttttttctttcttttaaattGAGGTATTACAATTTAAAGTGTTTTTAATGAGAGCATTTTAAATtgtgaagaagaaaaaatatatataaatataaatatatatttcattttcAAGTTGGGAATTGTATTTGGGGAATTGTGGAAAAGGACacctttgtgaatcgttgagggTGGGATTTCCAAGCAGTTGTATTTTAATGCCCTAATGAAGACAAAAACCAAAGTtggttttctaaaaaataaatttgtgacAAAGCTTTTTAAAGTGTTTGTTGGAAGATAGATAAGAATCAATTAATGAAGCataaaatattaaacaaaataagCTAATTTTTATTTGGTGATGTTTTTTTAGCATTATGATGTCGAATAATTTTTAGAGCTTTTATTTGCAAAATGCATTAATATGAAAGTATTTTTCAATTGTTTTACAAGTTACTGTTTTTCTCCACTTTCAAGTTTCAAAACTACACAAGTAAAACAAAAATATGCCTGGTATGTTATCCAAACAATTAAAGTAATGATGAGGTATTAGTAGTgaaagaataataataaaaaaaaagtgataatACTATTTTAGACTCTATTTGTTATTTGTtttgaccatttatttttaaaatacttTTTAAGATTTGATGTGTTGTAAATTAGTTCAAAATAGTCTCTTGAACTCCATTTtatcaaatattttttaatataacttTATAAAAATCGAAGCTTGAGAACAAAAATATTTTGAACAAAATTAGATTTATTTCACATGATTATTTTGAACAAATTTACAATAGAGTATTATCCTATAAAAAAATTAGTGACAATTTCTATACTCCCTTGTTCTTTTGGGTTTGTGATATGATGTTTTAAATATAAGCTTAGTTTGAGAGCAGCTCCAACCAAACTAATTTCACTattattgatttattatgccaaaaATGTGCAAAAGAGACTCTAGCCGAACTACATTTTTTAGATCATATACACAGTACCCACCACTATATATGGTGGCCATTGTACATATTTGCTATAATAATATGTAATTTTGTaggataatatattttttttgttagatTTAAATGTTATGATTTGAGTTATACATATAGTgcgaaaataatattatttttgtgtAAAACTTAAACGAAAATAGTGTTATAGGTTGGAGATAATCTAAGTTGTACTTGAGTGAACCAATCTTTACTCCCTGCTTATACTATCTTATACTAGCAACACGACACACTAGAATTACAACTCTTTTCGAACATTAATGCCTCTAAGTTCTAGCCTACCAAATAATTATTCATCATATGTTTGGTGCATAGGATTTGATAAGATTATTGTATTGGATTGGAATAAATTCAATATTATATTGGATTTGATATAGTATTGGATTGGATATATATTACACTAAATTTAAGTCTCTCAATTGGTGGTCTAAAGGTTATTAGAGtttattttttctatatttttagtttttaaaagaaattgtgtttttagttttataaggttttgtttcattttttagattttatttctAATAGTTTGTTAAAAATGATTTACAAACTATGAGAGTTGTATGAGTACATAATAATTGGGCAATAGACTCTAGTTTAGTGTTTTGATATAGCGTGGAACTATAACCCAaatactaattttatttttatttttttggcaaAGAAGAAGATAACGAGAATAATTATGCACAATTATTAGAATATAGAAATATTTGGAAAGACTACGTGTTCTCATTCTTATTCTTTGGAGCCACTTGTGGCATAGCAAGTTGATAAATGACACATCAAAAGTGGTTGTTCATTTTAGGCCCATATGGCAATATGTATACAATAGTGTCATAAAAAACTGAATAAGTAACTACTGGTGACATCTACTCCCTTTGAAGCTGATTTGAAAGGGCCGACGTCTGCCATCTTCACCTGCTCTACTTTCAATGGTTAGAGCTTTGTAATGCTTTTTTTATTAACAAGTGCTCTGAATGGAAGGCTTTGTCTTTTGTTCCTTGTTGCCAGCAAAAACTATGGTTTGATAAGAGTGATGTATATTCCAGGATAATCTAGAATTACTATTTAGGATTTTTGTCCCTCGAACTATGACTAATGTATTATTGTGCCCACTAATTTTTTCGAGTTGTTAAAAATTATCCTCGAACTATTGACAGTGTTATAAAGTGGAACTTCTGTTAAGTCTTATCCTACGTGACTAACGGATTGATGATGTGATTATTTGGTCACTGACTTGTCATTGCCACGTCAGTGCCAtgtatataatttaaaattaaaaatatatatatttcttattaaaaattaaaaaatattttttttttccttttaataagtaaaagattaaatttttttgaataaattcttaaaagattaattaaataaaattaagaaaattaagaaattttttattttattaatctaataagaatttattcaaaaaaaattaatcatttgaattaaaaaaaatatattttttaatttttttttaaataaatatatatttttattttaaattatacataTGGCAATGACAAATCAATTGTCAAATAGTCACGTCATCAATATATTAGCCACATAGAATAAAACTTAACAGAAGTCCCACTTTACAACAATGTGAATAGTTCGGGGGTAATTTTTAATGACTCAAAAAAATTAGGGGATACAATAATGTATTGCTCATAGTTCGAGGagcaaaaatcctaaatagccatCTAGAATATTATCAATTGTAAATTGGACCaaatttactatatatatattaaatggaGTTCTACTAGTAGTGATTATACCTTTACTTCTTAATTTTACAAATTCAAGAAGCTTGGGAATctgaattttgggagaaaaaaaatagattgtGCATTCTTATCCATAAGGCATATTGAGTGGTGCTTGTTTAGGTGAGCATCACTCAAGTTTGTGGGGTTATTTTACCATTCCAAATAAATCTCGAGGTTATTATTAATGATGAAGCACGAGAGGAATAGGGGTCatggttattttttttagtatagtgaagtttctaaaattaatttttattttgttgtattatttgtatttttaattaCAAACAAATCGTTGTGCACATTATTAGCACACAACAATATAAAAGACATGCGACATTCGAAAGTGAATAGGTGCTTGAAATGTGAGTAGAGCCACTGGCTCCACCTCTTGAGAAGGTATTTGTGTAGTAGTAAGAGCCCACTATGCAAGTTAGCTAGGAAAAAGAATTATTGAAGATCGAATGATTGTTGACTAAGATGATGTGCTCGAAAGGTTATGTAGTCTGGCGACGTGCTCGAGCAGATGGTATAAGACCACCAAGAATAGTGGAAATAGTGGGGAATTAATCTTACATgatttttattgtaattaattcTTCAAGTTCTTAGTTGTCATCATCCTATTGGTTGAGCCCTAATTTTTCTTAATGGCTTGACACGTCAACCTACAGAGTCAGTCACTTTATAAATGAGTGTTGTTATTTGGAACCTTAAGGTGACCAACACCACATGAAGTGGCACCTCATGATTGGTTAGCGATACTCCATAAtgcttattaaatttaaataagtagGACCCGATATTGGATTGCATCAATAGCGGTATGCCACCTccttgtggtgttgggcaccagtGGTGCCCTTTAGCAATTCTCTTTATAAATAGTAGCTTTAGTggtgtcttttttttttaatatgtgttGTTTTGTAACCATGATGGAAAAGAAAGCCTTGTGAGTTTTGTAAGATCTCATTACTGTTTTGGAGAGATTAGCAAGGGGTGTATTTGGGTTGAAGGATTAGTTAAGAGAGAAATATCAAGAACTTGAGAGGAGTTTAAGGCATTCGACTGTATTATGGTGTATTATTCATCTTTGTGATTTGTGGATCTTGTTGGTGGACTCTGCTGGATGTAGGACTAAGTTTTTTAGTCCGAACTAGGATAAGACTTGGTGTTATTTTCTCTGTTTTTACTTTCATTTTGATTCAGTTTCTGCACATGATTGCTTTGTTTGTAATTGTTGACAAGTTTAGGTGAGTCTTGTTGTTGATTAAATCCAACAGTTCAAAGTTGGGTTCAGATCCAAGAAATATCTCAAGATTCACCATTTCTCCAATCAAGAAGGCATGACAGTTTCCGCAAAGTTTGAATTAGAGAAATTTAATGACACTGGAGATTTCAGCTTATGGAGAGAAAGTTTGAAAGGCATCCTTGTGCATCAGAATTTGGAAAAGATGCTTGGAGATAAGAAGGGTCTTGAAGAGAAATATAAACCAGATGAACTAGAGGAGAAGGAAGAGTTGGCCTACCACACCATTATCATGTACTTTTCTGATAATGTGAGAAGGAAGGTTCAGTTTGAGAAAACTGCAAGGGGGACATGGGAAAAGCTGGAAAAGCTTTATATGACTCCTTCCTTAACCAACAAAATCAATCTTCTTGAAAAACTCTATGGATTCAAAATGAACCCTTCTTTATCTCTTGATTCCAACTTAGATTATTTTAACCAAATTATTATTTGTCTTACTAATGTTGATTA from the Humulus lupulus chromosome X, drHumLupu1.1, whole genome shotgun sequence genome contains:
- the LOC133803578 gene encoding bidirectional sugar transporter SWEET1, which encodes MDILHFIIGVFGNAFALFLFLAPTITFKRIIKNKSTEQFSGIPYVMTLLNCLLSAWYGLPFVSPNNILVSTINGTGAVIETIYVVVFIIFAPKKEKVKILGLFALVLTIFATVVLVSLLALNHKPRKLFCGLAATIFSIIMYASPLSIMRTVVKTKSVEFMPFFLSLFVFLCGTSWFIFGLLGRDPFVAVPNGFGCGLGTAQLILYFIYRNKSGEPNKKPSLEESVEMGLSKPNNNHIPNKQSNPNGA